A part of Rhodamnia argentea isolate NSW1041297 chromosome 8, ASM2092103v1, whole genome shotgun sequence genomic DNA contains:
- the LOC115735355 gene encoding uncharacterized protein LOC115735355 has protein sequence MEPLYAKLYDKYTNLKAKKFSALEEVNKEQELKFMNYMTAAEELIQHLRDENEKLHAKIDELAAAAGSNVDESSLENQKLLIEEIQKNKELSEEVARLRKLLDRGPTFIQDQGGNNDKQMHTPEGAQPKSDMPHDSYQSSRRKRRRPSETDRDTSNAARPHTNAQENSQLLGLEKEFHGDIVSCGAGQDAHQPGCCIRTDEKSGGGVSDSSTFECMFQALIQYILGMKFSIGDQTGKFCLVALHESSGYSFSLTWANGASGGDVELMYSVLSLGTYERVAPEWMREVIKFSIGMCPVFFQRISRVIR, from the exons ATGGAGCCTCTGTACGCTAAGCTGTACGATAAGTACACTAATCTCAAG GCAAAGAAATTCAGTGCTTTGGAGGAAGTTAACAAGGAGCAAGAACTGAAGTTTATGAATTACATGACTG CTGCAGAGGAGTTGATACAGCACTTGAGAGATGAGAATGAAAAGTTGCATGCAAAAATCGATGAATTGGCAGCTGCTGCAGG ATCGAATGTGGACGAGTCCAGTTTGGAAAACCAAAAGCTTTTGATTGAAGAAATCCAGAAGA ACAAAGAACTTTCTGAAGAAGTTGCCAGACTCCGTAAGCTGCTAGACAGGGGACCCACCTTCATCCAAGATCAGGGGGGAAATAATGATAAACAGATGCATACGCCTGAAGGTGCACAGCCAAAATCAGACATGCCTCATGATTCTTATCAATCATCAAGAAGAAAGCGTAGGAGGCCTTCTGAGACTGATAGAGATACGAGTAATGCAGCTAGGCCTCATACTAATGCTCAAGAGAATTCTCAGCTTCTAGGTTTAGAGAAAGAGTTTCATGGGGATATTGTGTCCTGTGGAGCCGGTCAGGATGCTCATCAG CCAGGGTGCTGCATTAGAACAGATGAAAAATCAG GTGGTGGGGTGAGTGACAGCTCGACATTTGAGTGCATGTTTCAAGCTCTTATTCAGTACATACTTGgtatgaaattttcaattggcGATCAAACTGGAAAATTTTGCCTTGTAGCACTCCATGAATCAAGTG GCTATTCATTCAGTCTCACTTGGGCCAACGGAGCGTCCGGAGGGGATGTCGAGCTGATGTATAGCGTGCTATCACTGGGAACCTATGAGAGAGTGGCTCCTGAATGGATGAGGGAGGTCATCAAATTTAGCATAGGCATGTGCCCCGTTTTCTTCCAACGAATTTCGCGAGTGATTAGATGA
- the LOC115735357 gene encoding ubiquitin-conjugating enzyme E2 20, with protein sequence MAAVNNYAENPQERYQGNTLAAAPPSKQPLPAAKSVDTQSVLKRLQSELMALMMSGDPGISAFPEEDNIFCWKGTIIGSKGTVFEGTEYKLSLSFPNDYPFKPPKVKFETACFHPNVDVYGNICLDILQDKWSSAYDVRTILLSIQSLLGEPNTSSPLNTQAAQLWSNQEEYRKMVEKLYKPPSA encoded by the exons ATGGCCGCCGTCAACAACTACGCCGAGAATCCGCAAGAGAGGTACCAAGGCAATACTCTGGCAGCCGCGCCGCCTTCCAAGCAGCCTCTACCCGCGGCGAAGAGCGTCGACACCCAGTCCGTGCTCAAAAG GTTGCAATCTGAATTGATGGCTTTAATG ATGAGTGGTGATCCTGGGATATCTGCATTCCCAGAGGAAGATAACATATTCTGCTGGAAAGGGACAATCATCGGAAGCAAAGGCACGGTGTTTGAAGGGACGGAGTACaagctctctctttccttcccaAATGACTACCCTTTCAAGCCCCCAAAAGTCAAGTTTGAGACTGCTTGCTTTCACCCCAATGTTGATGTCTATGGCAACATTTGCTTGGACATTTTGCAG GACAAGTGGTCATCTGCTTATGATGTCAGAACCATATTGCTCTCTATCCAGAGTCTTCTTGGAG AACCGAACACAAGCTCGCCTTTGAACACCCAAGCAGCACAGCTATGGAGCAATCAGGAAG AGTATAGGAAGATGGTGGAGAAGCTGTACAAACCTCCAAGTGCTTAG
- the LOC115735377 gene encoding hexokinase-3 isoform X2 — protein sequence MGKVGVAVAAAGAAAACVAAAVVVGRRVRRRRKWGKVLGVLREVEEGCETSVGRLKQVVDAMAVEMHAGLASEGGSKLRMLLTFVDNLPSGSEKGTYYALHLGGTYFRMLRVKPEGQRSLALARDVERQLIPQHLMTSTTEDLFDFIASSLKEFVEREENGSAFPLDRRRELGFTFSYPVKQTSVSSGILIKWTKGFAIEDMVGKDVVDCLQQALTRKGLSMRVSALVNDTVGTLALGHYHDADTVAAVIIGTGTNACYVERMDAIIKCQGILTSSGGMVVNMEWGNFWSSHLPRTSYDIDLDANSPNPNEQGFEKMISGMYLGDIVRRVLLRMSQESDILGPVSPKLLTPFILRTPLVASMHEDDSPDLAKVAKILGDTLEIPDVPLKVRKLVVNVCDVVTRRAARLAAAGIVGILKKIGRDGSGGITSGRSRSDVRIKRTAVAIEGGLYTNYAMFREYLNEAMVEILGEDAAEQVILEVMEDGSGIGASLLAASHASHGPDAAQML from the exons gtggcggcggcggtggtggtggggcggagggtgaggaggaggaggaagtgggGAAAGGTTTTGGGGGTGTTGAGGGAGGTCGAAGAAGGGTGCGAGACGAGCGTCGGGAGGCTGAAGCAGGTGGTGGACGCTATGGCGGTTGAGATGCACGCGGGGTTGGCGTCTGAGGGTGGCTCCAAGCTCAGAATGTTGCTCACTTTCGTCGATAATCTCCCTTCTGG GAGCGAGAAAGGGACATATTATGCGCTGCATCTCGGGGGTACATATTTTCGGATGTTGAGGGTAAAGCCAGAAGGACAAAGGTCCTTGGCCCTTGCACGTGATGTGGAACGACAACTCATTCCTCAACATCTGATGACCAGTACAACTGAG GatctttttgattttattgCTTCATCATTGAAGGAATTCgtcgaaagagaagaaaatggttCTGCATTTCCATTAGACAGAAGAAGAGAACTTGGTTTCACATTCTCATATCCTGTTAAGCAAACGTCTGTTTCATCTGGCATTCTGATCAAATGGACGAAAGGATTTGCTATCGAGGACATG GTTGGCAAAGATGTGGTTGATTGTTTACAACAAGCATTGACAAGAAAAGGCCTGTCTATGCGCGTTTCTGCCCTG GTAAATGACACGGTGGGAACTTTAGCTCTGGGACATTATCATGATGCAGACACTGTTGCTGCAGTGATAATTGGAACTGGTACAAATGCTTGCTATGTGGAGAGAATGGATGCAATAATCAAATGCCAAGGAATTCTTACTTCCTCTGGAGGCATG GTTGTAAACATGGAGTGGGGAAATTTCTGGTCATCTCATTTGCCGAGAACTTCATATGATATTGATTTAGATGCCAATAGCCCCAACCCAAATGAGCAG ggttttgagaaaatgatatcaGGAATGTACCTGGGCGATATTGTCAGGAGAGTACTACTCAGGATGTCCCAAGAATCCGATATTTTGGGGCCTGTTTCTCCCAAGTTGTTGACACCCTTCATATTGAG GACACCTTTGGTAGCAAGCATGCATGAGGATGACTCCCCAGATTTGGCAAAAGTTGCAAAAATCTTGGGAGACACTCTTGAG ATCCCAGATGTCCCCTTGAAAGTACGTAAATTGGTCGTAAACGTGTGTGACGTGGTTACTCGGAGAGCTGCTCGACTGGCAGCTGCAGGTATCGTGGGAATTCTAAAGAAGATTGGTAGGGACGGTAGTGGTGGAATCACGAGTGGGAGGAGCAGAAGTGATGTTAGAATAAAGAGAACCGCTGTAGCCATCGAAGGCGGTTTATACACCAACTACGCGATGTTCAGAGAGTATCTGAACGAAGCCATGGTCGAGATATTAGGAGAAGATGCTGCGGAACAGGTGATTCTCGAGGTGATGGAAGATGGGTCGGGAATTGGTGCTTCCCTCCTCGCCGCTTCACACGCATCCCACGGCCCGGATGCTGCACAGATGCTATAA
- the LOC115735377 gene encoding hexokinase-3 isoform X1 → MGKVGVAVAAAGAAAACVAAAVVVGRRVRRRRKWGKVLGVLREVEEGCETSVGRLKQVVDAMAVEMHAGLASEGGSKLRMLLTFVDNLPSGSEKGTYYALHLGGTYFRMLRVKPEGQRSLALARDVERQLIPQHLMTSTTEDLFDFIASSLKEFVEREENGSAFPLDRRRELGFTFSYPVKQTSVSSGILIKWTKGFAIEDMVGKDVVDCLQQALTRKGLSMRVSALVDFPSLVNDTVGTLALGHYHDADTVAAVIIGTGTNACYVERMDAIIKCQGILTSSGGMVVNMEWGNFWSSHLPRTSYDIDLDANSPNPNEQGFEKMISGMYLGDIVRRVLLRMSQESDILGPVSPKLLTPFILRTPLVASMHEDDSPDLAKVAKILGDTLEIPDVPLKVRKLVVNVCDVVTRRAARLAAAGIVGILKKIGRDGSGGITSGRSRSDVRIKRTAVAIEGGLYTNYAMFREYLNEAMVEILGEDAAEQVILEVMEDGSGIGASLLAASHASHGPDAAQML, encoded by the exons gtggcggcggcggtggtggtggggcggagggtgaggaggaggaggaagtgggGAAAGGTTTTGGGGGTGTTGAGGGAGGTCGAAGAAGGGTGCGAGACGAGCGTCGGGAGGCTGAAGCAGGTGGTGGACGCTATGGCGGTTGAGATGCACGCGGGGTTGGCGTCTGAGGGTGGCTCCAAGCTCAGAATGTTGCTCACTTTCGTCGATAATCTCCCTTCTGG GAGCGAGAAAGGGACATATTATGCGCTGCATCTCGGGGGTACATATTTTCGGATGTTGAGGGTAAAGCCAGAAGGACAAAGGTCCTTGGCCCTTGCACGTGATGTGGAACGACAACTCATTCCTCAACATCTGATGACCAGTACAACTGAG GatctttttgattttattgCTTCATCATTGAAGGAATTCgtcgaaagagaagaaaatggttCTGCATTTCCATTAGACAGAAGAAGAGAACTTGGTTTCACATTCTCATATCCTGTTAAGCAAACGTCTGTTTCATCTGGCATTCTGATCAAATGGACGAAAGGATTTGCTATCGAGGACATG GTTGGCAAAGATGTGGTTGATTGTTTACAACAAGCATTGACAAGAAAAGGCCTGTCTATGCGCGTTTCTGCCCTGGTAGACTTTCCATCTTTA GTAAATGACACGGTGGGAACTTTAGCTCTGGGACATTATCATGATGCAGACACTGTTGCTGCAGTGATAATTGGAACTGGTACAAATGCTTGCTATGTGGAGAGAATGGATGCAATAATCAAATGCCAAGGAATTCTTACTTCCTCTGGAGGCATG GTTGTAAACATGGAGTGGGGAAATTTCTGGTCATCTCATTTGCCGAGAACTTCATATGATATTGATTTAGATGCCAATAGCCCCAACCCAAATGAGCAG ggttttgagaaaatgatatcaGGAATGTACCTGGGCGATATTGTCAGGAGAGTACTACTCAGGATGTCCCAAGAATCCGATATTTTGGGGCCTGTTTCTCCCAAGTTGTTGACACCCTTCATATTGAG GACACCTTTGGTAGCAAGCATGCATGAGGATGACTCCCCAGATTTGGCAAAAGTTGCAAAAATCTTGGGAGACACTCTTGAG ATCCCAGATGTCCCCTTGAAAGTACGTAAATTGGTCGTAAACGTGTGTGACGTGGTTACTCGGAGAGCTGCTCGACTGGCAGCTGCAGGTATCGTGGGAATTCTAAAGAAGATTGGTAGGGACGGTAGTGGTGGAATCACGAGTGGGAGGAGCAGAAGTGATGTTAGAATAAAGAGAACCGCTGTAGCCATCGAAGGCGGTTTATACACCAACTACGCGATGTTCAGAGAGTATCTGAACGAAGCCATGGTCGAGATATTAGGAGAAGATGCTGCGGAACAGGTGATTCTCGAGGTGATGGAAGATGGGTCGGGAATTGGTGCTTCCCTCCTCGCCGCTTCACACGCATCCCACGGCCCGGATGCTGCACAGATGCTATAA